One window of the Candidatus Glassbacteria bacterium genome contains the following:
- a CDS encoding YihA family ribosome biogenesis GTP-binding protein, which produces MTGETARITSIEPAGTFGPRDTVPPADLPQVAFTGRSNVGKSSLINRMLGRRKLAPISSTPGKTRKIHLFKINGQFYIVDLPGYGFAKLPVEVKQRWELMVKRYMAGNEALRGVVCLLDIRRDLTDIDRAMLLSLAEKGLPLMIALTKADKLKRARQNQAVDKLVRSLGGAVAREQILPTSSQSGQGVEELLENVFALICGDVLDQT; this is translated from the coding sequence ATGACAGGAGAAACCGCCAGAATCACCTCCATCGAGCCGGCGGGAACTTTCGGCCCGCGAGACACCGTGCCGCCGGCTGACCTGCCCCAGGTTGCGTTCACCGGCCGCAGTAACGTGGGCAAATCCAGCCTGATCAACCGTATGCTCGGCCGCCGCAAACTGGCTCCCATCAGTTCCACTCCCGGCAAAACCAGAAAGATCCACCTGTTTAAAATCAACGGGCAGTTCTACATTGTCGACCTGCCGGGCTACGGTTTCGCCAAGCTGCCGGTGGAGGTCAAACAGCGCTGGGAGCTGATGGTGAAGCGTTACATGGCCGGTAACGAGGCCCTGCGCGGCGTGGTCTGCCTGCTCGATATCCGTCGCGACCTGACCGACATCGACCGGGCGATGCTGCTCTCGCTGGCCGAAAAAGGGCTGCCGCTGATGATTGCGCTGACCAAGGCCGACAAGCTCAAACGCGCCAGGCAGAACCAAGCTGTCGATAAGCTGGTCCGCTCCCTGGGCGGAGCGGTTGCCCGCGAACAAATCCTGCCGACCTCCTCGCAGTCCGGCCAGGGCGTGGAGGAACTGCTGGAAAACGTGTTTGCCTTAATCTGTGGGGATGTTTTAGACCAGACGTAG